Proteins co-encoded in one Prunus persica cultivar Lovell chromosome G6, Prunus_persica_NCBIv2, whole genome shotgun sequence genomic window:
- the LOC18772627 gene encoding DExH-box ATP-dependent RNA helicase DExH11 isoform X2, whose product MDPIVAANGLSFRVGFSGHSGHLRLEPLSTDESSNPVNSLPDFILPPAFARETPESIKEYIEDTYLLPRLDPEVFSPEKVGRQWDFDWFDNANVPLEPSLPRTVVVPTWELPFRSQNDGSVGGQWEPKSVQVDVSELIVGAQESGSLPRVAGPAKDFVRGSINNRPFRPGGLDDSKSLERVLPDGASNGEWVHELLIGGSAQAVPPSFKQGLDLGDLKAYPCSWNVYKDQSPLKSTSDEKDLQSELSVQFDDLFKKAWEEDVVEFEGDGQLSGSESVKSEDEANEVDVARNSCEPELSVLDEILSVEANSRFNETDEDGEKNPEAWAISGGTEWIAENFYDLIPDKALDYPFELDKFQKEAIYYLEKGDSVFVAAHTSAGKTVVAEYAFALASKHCTRAVYTAPIKTISNQKYRDFCGKFDVGLLTGDVSLRPEASCLIMTTEILRSMLYRGADIIRDIEWVIFDEVHYVNDVERGVVWEEVIIMLPRHINIVLLSATVPNKVEFADWIGRTKQKKIRVTGTTKRPVPLEHCLFYSGELYKICESESFIPQGFKAAKDAFKKKNMSAATGGSGSHAPAPASHDGARTQKQSSNWGKQKKQSGPQNSGNFSKAGGSNQNNGNGMNNWGLRRSDASLWLSLINKLSKKSLLPVVIFCFSKNRCDKSADSMYGIDLTSSSEKSEIRVFCDKAFSRLKGSDRTLPQVVRVQNLLHRGIGVHHAGLLPIVKEVVEMLFCRGVIKVLFSTETFAMGVNAPARTVVFDTLRKFDGKEFRQLLPGEYTQMAGRAGRRGLDKIGTVIVMCRDEILEESDLKHVIVGSATRLESQFRLTYIMILHLLRVEELKVEDMLKRSFAEFHAQKKLPEQQQLLMRKLAQPTKTIECIKGEPAIEEYYDMYSEAETYYTEILEAVMQSSAAQKFLTAGRVVVMKSQSAQDHLLGVIVKASSSSNKQYIVLVLKPELQTPLASGNLQDSKNTDFPQGYFMAPKSKRAIEEDYFPGVTSRKGSGVINIKLPHQGSAAGVRFEVREVDNKDFLCICNCKIKIDQVRLLEDVSSHAYSKTVQQLLGTKSNGNKYPPALDPMEDLKLRDVNQVETYYKWTNLLQKMAKNKCHGCTKLEEHIILAREIKRHKEEVNALKYEMSDEALQQMPDFQGRIDVLKEIGCIDADLVVQIKGRVACEMNSGEELICTECLFENQLDDLEPEEAVALMSAFVFQQKNTSEPSLTPKLSQAKQRLYNTAIRLGELQGHFKVQINPEEYARENLKFGLVQVVYEWAKGTPFADICELTDVPEGMIVRTIVRLDETCREFKNAASIMGNSALYKKMETASNAIKRDIVFAASLYVTGV is encoded by the exons ATGGATCCGATTGTTGCAGCAAATGGGCTCTCTTTCCGAGTCGGGTTCTCCGGTCACAGTGGCCACCTCAGGCTCGAGCCTCTTTCTACCGACGAGAGCTCCAACCCCGTCAATTCACTTCCTGATTTCATTCTG CCGCCGGCATTTGCTAGGGAAACGCCTGAATCAATAAAAGAGTATATAGAGGACACGTATCTCTTGCCAAGATTGGACCCTGAAGTATTTTCGCCGGAAAAGGTCGGGAGGCAGTGGGATTTTGACTGGTTTGATAACGCAAATGTACCCTTGGAGCCATCATTGCCGCGGACAGTTGTGGTTCCCACATGGGAATTACCATTTAGGAGTCAAAATGATGGGTCGGTGGGAGGTCAATGGGAACCTAAATCCGTGCAG gtggatgtatcagAACTTATAGTAGGAGCTCAAGAGTCTGGTTCCTTGCCACGCGTGGCTGGACCAGCGAAGGATTTTGTACGGGGAAGTATCAACAACCGCCCTTTTCGCCCAGGAGGCTTGGATGATTCCAAATCTCTAGAAAGAGTTCTTCCTGATGGTGCTTCTAATGGCGAGTGGGTTCACGAACTTCTGATTGGTGGCTCTGCTCAGGCCGTACCTCCAAGCTTTAAGCAAGGATTGGACCTTGGTGATCTCAAG GCCTATCCATGCTCGTGGAATGTGTATAAGGATCAAAGTCCACTGAAGAGTACGTCAGATGAAAAG gATTTGCAGAGTGAGTTGTCCGTGCAGTTTGATGACTTGTTCAAGAAGGCCTGGGAAGAGGATGTTGTTGAATTTGAAGGAGATG GTCAATTGTCAGGATCAGAATCTGTTAAGTCAGAGGATGAAGCAAATGAGGTTGATGTTGCCAGAAATTCATGTGAGCCTGAGTTATCTGTGTTAGATGAGATTTTGTCAGTTGAGGCAAATTCAAGATTCAATGAAACTGATGAAGATGGTGAAAAAAACCCAGAG GCTTGGGCAATTAGTGGAGGTACAGAATGGATTGCAGAGAATTTTTATGATCTTATTCCTGACAAGGCACTTGATTATCCTTTTGAATTGGATAAATTCCAGAAGGAG GCTATTTATTATCTTGAAAAGGGGGACTCTGTCTTTGTTGCTGCTCACACATCAGCTGGAAAGACAGTTGTTGCAGAATATGCATTTGCTTTAGCATCAAAA CATTGCACCAGAGCTGTGTATACTGCTCCTATTAAAACCATCAGCAATCAAAAGTACAGAGATTTCTGTGGAAAATTTGATGTTGGACTTCTCACTGGTGATGTTAGCTTAAGGCCAGAGGCATCTTGTCTCATTATGACCACAGAAATCTTAAGGTCAATGCTTTATCGCGGTGCAGACATAATACGTGATATTGAATGG GTTATCTTTGATGAGGTGCACTATGTCAATGATGTCGAAAGAGGTGTTGTTTGGGAAGAAGTTATTATAATGCTTCCAAGACACATCAATATTGTCCTCCTTTCAGCTACg GTACCAAACAAAGTGGAGTTCGCAGACTGGATTGGACGgacaaagcaaaagaaaatccGTGTTACTGG GACTACAAAAAGACCAGTCCCATTGGAGCACTGCCTATTTTACTCCGGAGAACTTTACAAAATATGTGAAAGTGAAAGCTTTATTCCCCAGGGGTTCAAAGCTGCAAAAGATGCattcaagaaaaagaatatgagTGCTGCCACTGGTGGTAGTGGATCACATGCTCCAGCTCCAGCTTCTCATGATGGGGCTCGAACTCAAAAACAAAGTTCTAACTggggaaaacaaaagaagcaaTCTGGTCCCCAAAATTCGGGGAATTTCTCCAAAGCTGGTGgatcaaatcaaaacaatgGAAATGGCATGAACAATTGGGGTTTAAGGAGATCAGATGCCTCTTTGTGGTTGTCACTTATTAACAAGCTCTCGAAGAAGTCTCTGTTACCT GTggttatattttgtttctcaAAGAATCGCTGTGATAAGTCAGCTGATAGTATGTATGGGATTGACCTCACAAGTAGTTCTGAGAAAAGTGAGATTCGTGTGTTCTGTGATAAAGCATTTTCGCGGCTAAAGGGATCTGACAGGACTTTACCACAG GTTGTCAGAGTTCAAAACCTTCTTCATAGAGGGATTGGTGTCCATCATGCTGGACTGCTTCCAATTGTTAAGGAAGTTGTTGAAATGCTTTTTTGTCGTGGTGTAATCAAG GTTTTGTTCTCAACAGAGACATTTGCAATGGGAGTCAATGCACCAGCTAGAACG GTTGTTTTTGATACGTTAAGGAAATTTGATGGCAAGGAATTTAGACAATTACTGCCTGGAGAATACACTCAAATGGCAGGCCGTGCAGGCCGAAGAGGACTTGATAAAATTGGTACAGTTATTGTAATGTGCCGTGATGAAATTCTAGAAGAAAGTGATTTAAAGCATGTCATAGTTGGAAGTGCAACCAGGCTTGAATCTCAGTTTCGGCTTACCTATATTATGATCTTGCATCTCCTTCGTGTTGAGGAACTGAAG GTGGAGGACATGCTGAAAAGAAGTTTTGCTGAATTCCATGCTCAGAAGAAACTACCAGAACAGCAGCAACTTCTGATGCGAAAGCTTGCACAACCTACAAAAACTATTGA ATGCATAAAAGGTGAACCAGCTATTGAGGAGTATTATGACATGTACTCAGAAGCTGAGACATATTACACGGAAATATTGGAGGCAGTTATGCAGTCCTCTGCTGCCCAAAAATTTCTTACAGCTGGGAGAGTGGTAGTCATGAAATCACAATCA GCCCAGGACCACTTGCTTGGAGTCATTGTGaaagcttcttcttcaagtaaTAAGCAATACATTGTTTTAGTGCTGAAACCTGAATTACAAACTCCCCTGGCTAGTGGTAACTTGCAAGATAGTAAAAACACCGATTTTCCACAAGGTTATTTCATGGCACCAAAATCTAAACGTGCTATTGAAGAAGATTATTTTCCTGGCGTCACTTCTCGCAAAGGATCGGgtgtcatcaacataaaatTACCACACCAGGGTTCTGCTGCTGGGGTAAGGTTTGAGGTTAGAGAAGTCGATAACAAGGATTTTTTATGCATATGCAATTGCAAGATAAAGATTGACCAAGTTCGGCTTCTTGAAGACGTTTCCAGTCATGCTTACTCCAAGACAGTTCAACAGCTGTTGGGCACAAAATCCAATGGAAATAAGTACCCTCCAGCCTTAGATCCAATGGAAG ATCTGAAGTTGAGAGATGTGAATCAGGTGGAAACATACTACAAGTGGACTAACTTATTGCAAAAGATGGCAAAGAATAAGTGCCATGGTTGTACAAAGTTGGAGGAGCACATTATTTTAGCAAGAGAGATAAAGAGACACAAAGAGGAAGTTAATGCTCTAAAGTATGAAATGTCAGATGAGGCACTGCAACAAATGCCAGATTTTCAAGGCCGG ATAGATGTTCTGAAGGAAATTGGATGTATAGATGCCGACCTTGTTGTTCAAATAAAAGGCCGTGTTGCATGCGAAATGAATTCAGGGGAGGAGTTGATTTGCACAGAGTGTTTGTTTGAGAACCAACTGGATGACCTGGAACCAGAAGAAGCTGTGGCGTTAATGTCTGCCTTTGTGTTTCAGCAGAAGAATACTTCCGAACCTTCTCTTACTCCAAAACTGTCTCAGGCGAAACAAAG ATTGTACAACACAGCAATAAGACTGGGCGAGCTTCAAGGCcacttcaaagttcaaataaaTCCGGAGGAGTATGCCCGAGAGAATCTCAAGTTTGGTCTTGTTCAAGTCGTTTATGAGTGGGCAAAG GGCACTCCATTTGCAGATATTTGTGAACTTACAGATGTTCCTGAAGGCATGATAGTGCGGACCATTGTCAGACTTGATGAGACGTGCCGCGAGTTCAAAAATGCTGCATCTATTATGGGTAATTCTGCTCTGTACAAGAAAATGGAAACCGCTTCAAATGCGATAAAGCGTGATATTGTATTTGCGGCTAGCTTATATGTCACTGGAGTTTAA
- the LOC18772627 gene encoding DExH-box ATP-dependent RNA helicase DExH11 isoform X4, whose product MDPIVAANGLSFRVGFSGHSGHLRLEPLSTDESSNPVNSLPDFILPPAFARETPESIKEYIEDTYLLPRLDPEVFSPEKVGRQWDFDWFDNANVPLEPSLPRTVVVPTWELPFRSQNDGSVGGQWEPKSVQVDVSELIVGAQESGSLPRVAGPAKDFVRGSINNRPFRPGGLDDSKSLERVLPDGASNGEWVHELLIGGSAQAVPPSFKQGLDLGDLKAYPCSWNVYKDQSPLKSTSDEKSELSVQFDDLFKKAWEEDVVEFEGDGQLSGSESVKSEDEANEVDVARNSCEPELSVLDEILSVEANSRFNETDEDGEKNPEAWAISGGTEWIAENFYDLIPDKALDYPFELDKFQKEAIYYLEKGDSVFVAAHTSAGKTVVAEYAFALASKHCTRAVYTAPIKTISNQKYRDFCGKFDVGLLTGDVSLRPEASCLIMTTEILRSMLYRGADIIRDIEWVIFDEVHYVNDVERGVVWEEVIIMLPRHINIVLLSATVPNKVEFADWIGRTKQKKIRVTGTTKRPVPLEHCLFYSGELYKICESESFIPQGFKAAKDAFKKKNMSAATGGSGSHAPAPASHDGARTQKQSSNWGKQKKQSGPQNSGNFSKAGGSNQNNGNGMNNWGLRRSDASLWLSLINKLSKKSLLPVVIFCFSKNRCDKSADSMYGIDLTSSSEKSEIRVFCDKAFSRLKGSDRTLPQVVRVQNLLHRGIGVHHAGLLPIVKEVVEMLFCRGVIKVLFSTETFAMGVNAPARTVVFDTLRKFDGKEFRQLLPGEYTQMAGRAGRRGLDKIGTVIVMCRDEILEESDLKHVIVGSATRLESQFRLTYIMILHLLRVEELKVEDMLKRSFAEFHAQKKLPEQQQLLMRKLAQPTKTIECIKGEPAIEEYYDMYSEAETYYTEILEAVMQSSAAQKFLTAGRVVVMKSQSAQDHLLGVIVKASSSSNKQYIVLVLKPELQTPLASGNLQDSKNTDFPQGYFMAPKSKRAIEEDYFPGVTSRKGSGVINIKLPHQGSAAGVRFEVREVDNKDFLCICNCKIKIDQVRLLEDVSSHAYSKTVQQLLGTKSNGNKYPPALDPMEDLKLRDVNQVETYYKWTNLLQKMAKNKCHGCTKLEEHIILAREIKRHKEEVNALKYEMSDEALQQMPDFQGRIDVLKEIGCIDADLVVQIKGRVACEMNSGEELICTECLFENQLDDLEPEEAVALMSAFVFQQKNTSEPSLTPKLSQAKQRLYNTAIRLGELQGHFKVQINPEEYARENLKFGLVQVVYEWAKGTPFADICELTDVPEGMIVRTIVRLDETCREFKNAASIMGNSALYKKMETASNAIKRDIVFAASLYVTGV is encoded by the exons ATGGATCCGATTGTTGCAGCAAATGGGCTCTCTTTCCGAGTCGGGTTCTCCGGTCACAGTGGCCACCTCAGGCTCGAGCCTCTTTCTACCGACGAGAGCTCCAACCCCGTCAATTCACTTCCTGATTTCATTCTG CCGCCGGCATTTGCTAGGGAAACGCCTGAATCAATAAAAGAGTATATAGAGGACACGTATCTCTTGCCAAGATTGGACCCTGAAGTATTTTCGCCGGAAAAGGTCGGGAGGCAGTGGGATTTTGACTGGTTTGATAACGCAAATGTACCCTTGGAGCCATCATTGCCGCGGACAGTTGTGGTTCCCACATGGGAATTACCATTTAGGAGTCAAAATGATGGGTCGGTGGGAGGTCAATGGGAACCTAAATCCGTGCAG gtggatgtatcagAACTTATAGTAGGAGCTCAAGAGTCTGGTTCCTTGCCACGCGTGGCTGGACCAGCGAAGGATTTTGTACGGGGAAGTATCAACAACCGCCCTTTTCGCCCAGGAGGCTTGGATGATTCCAAATCTCTAGAAAGAGTTCTTCCTGATGGTGCTTCTAATGGCGAGTGGGTTCACGAACTTCTGATTGGTGGCTCTGCTCAGGCCGTACCTCCAAGCTTTAAGCAAGGATTGGACCTTGGTGATCTCAAG GCCTATCCATGCTCGTGGAATGTGTATAAGGATCAAAGTCCACTGAAGAGTACGTCAGATGAAAAG AGTGAGTTGTCCGTGCAGTTTGATGACTTGTTCAAGAAGGCCTGGGAAGAGGATGTTGTTGAATTTGAAGGAGATG GTCAATTGTCAGGATCAGAATCTGTTAAGTCAGAGGATGAAGCAAATGAGGTTGATGTTGCCAGAAATTCATGTGAGCCTGAGTTATCTGTGTTAGATGAGATTTTGTCAGTTGAGGCAAATTCAAGATTCAATGAAACTGATGAAGATGGTGAAAAAAACCCAGAG GCTTGGGCAATTAGTGGAGGTACAGAATGGATTGCAGAGAATTTTTATGATCTTATTCCTGACAAGGCACTTGATTATCCTTTTGAATTGGATAAATTCCAGAAGGAG GCTATTTATTATCTTGAAAAGGGGGACTCTGTCTTTGTTGCTGCTCACACATCAGCTGGAAAGACAGTTGTTGCAGAATATGCATTTGCTTTAGCATCAAAA CATTGCACCAGAGCTGTGTATACTGCTCCTATTAAAACCATCAGCAATCAAAAGTACAGAGATTTCTGTGGAAAATTTGATGTTGGACTTCTCACTGGTGATGTTAGCTTAAGGCCAGAGGCATCTTGTCTCATTATGACCACAGAAATCTTAAGGTCAATGCTTTATCGCGGTGCAGACATAATACGTGATATTGAATGG GTTATCTTTGATGAGGTGCACTATGTCAATGATGTCGAAAGAGGTGTTGTTTGGGAAGAAGTTATTATAATGCTTCCAAGACACATCAATATTGTCCTCCTTTCAGCTACg GTACCAAACAAAGTGGAGTTCGCAGACTGGATTGGACGgacaaagcaaaagaaaatccGTGTTACTGG GACTACAAAAAGACCAGTCCCATTGGAGCACTGCCTATTTTACTCCGGAGAACTTTACAAAATATGTGAAAGTGAAAGCTTTATTCCCCAGGGGTTCAAAGCTGCAAAAGATGCattcaagaaaaagaatatgagTGCTGCCACTGGTGGTAGTGGATCACATGCTCCAGCTCCAGCTTCTCATGATGGGGCTCGAACTCAAAAACAAAGTTCTAACTggggaaaacaaaagaagcaaTCTGGTCCCCAAAATTCGGGGAATTTCTCCAAAGCTGGTGgatcaaatcaaaacaatgGAAATGGCATGAACAATTGGGGTTTAAGGAGATCAGATGCCTCTTTGTGGTTGTCACTTATTAACAAGCTCTCGAAGAAGTCTCTGTTACCT GTggttatattttgtttctcaAAGAATCGCTGTGATAAGTCAGCTGATAGTATGTATGGGATTGACCTCACAAGTAGTTCTGAGAAAAGTGAGATTCGTGTGTTCTGTGATAAAGCATTTTCGCGGCTAAAGGGATCTGACAGGACTTTACCACAG GTTGTCAGAGTTCAAAACCTTCTTCATAGAGGGATTGGTGTCCATCATGCTGGACTGCTTCCAATTGTTAAGGAAGTTGTTGAAATGCTTTTTTGTCGTGGTGTAATCAAG GTTTTGTTCTCAACAGAGACATTTGCAATGGGAGTCAATGCACCAGCTAGAACG GTTGTTTTTGATACGTTAAGGAAATTTGATGGCAAGGAATTTAGACAATTACTGCCTGGAGAATACACTCAAATGGCAGGCCGTGCAGGCCGAAGAGGACTTGATAAAATTGGTACAGTTATTGTAATGTGCCGTGATGAAATTCTAGAAGAAAGTGATTTAAAGCATGTCATAGTTGGAAGTGCAACCAGGCTTGAATCTCAGTTTCGGCTTACCTATATTATGATCTTGCATCTCCTTCGTGTTGAGGAACTGAAG GTGGAGGACATGCTGAAAAGAAGTTTTGCTGAATTCCATGCTCAGAAGAAACTACCAGAACAGCAGCAACTTCTGATGCGAAAGCTTGCACAACCTACAAAAACTATTGA ATGCATAAAAGGTGAACCAGCTATTGAGGAGTATTATGACATGTACTCAGAAGCTGAGACATATTACACGGAAATATTGGAGGCAGTTATGCAGTCCTCTGCTGCCCAAAAATTTCTTACAGCTGGGAGAGTGGTAGTCATGAAATCACAATCA GCCCAGGACCACTTGCTTGGAGTCATTGTGaaagcttcttcttcaagtaaTAAGCAATACATTGTTTTAGTGCTGAAACCTGAATTACAAACTCCCCTGGCTAGTGGTAACTTGCAAGATAGTAAAAACACCGATTTTCCACAAGGTTATTTCATGGCACCAAAATCTAAACGTGCTATTGAAGAAGATTATTTTCCTGGCGTCACTTCTCGCAAAGGATCGGgtgtcatcaacataaaatTACCACACCAGGGTTCTGCTGCTGGGGTAAGGTTTGAGGTTAGAGAAGTCGATAACAAGGATTTTTTATGCATATGCAATTGCAAGATAAAGATTGACCAAGTTCGGCTTCTTGAAGACGTTTCCAGTCATGCTTACTCCAAGACAGTTCAACAGCTGTTGGGCACAAAATCCAATGGAAATAAGTACCCTCCAGCCTTAGATCCAATGGAAG ATCTGAAGTTGAGAGATGTGAATCAGGTGGAAACATACTACAAGTGGACTAACTTATTGCAAAAGATGGCAAAGAATAAGTGCCATGGTTGTACAAAGTTGGAGGAGCACATTATTTTAGCAAGAGAGATAAAGAGACACAAAGAGGAAGTTAATGCTCTAAAGTATGAAATGTCAGATGAGGCACTGCAACAAATGCCAGATTTTCAAGGCCGG ATAGATGTTCTGAAGGAAATTGGATGTATAGATGCCGACCTTGTTGTTCAAATAAAAGGCCGTGTTGCATGCGAAATGAATTCAGGGGAGGAGTTGATTTGCACAGAGTGTTTGTTTGAGAACCAACTGGATGACCTGGAACCAGAAGAAGCTGTGGCGTTAATGTCTGCCTTTGTGTTTCAGCAGAAGAATACTTCCGAACCTTCTCTTACTCCAAAACTGTCTCAGGCGAAACAAAG ATTGTACAACACAGCAATAAGACTGGGCGAGCTTCAAGGCcacttcaaagttcaaataaaTCCGGAGGAGTATGCCCGAGAGAATCTCAAGTTTGGTCTTGTTCAAGTCGTTTATGAGTGGGCAAAG GGCACTCCATTTGCAGATATTTGTGAACTTACAGATGTTCCTGAAGGCATGATAGTGCGGACCATTGTCAGACTTGATGAGACGTGCCGCGAGTTCAAAAATGCTGCATCTATTATGGGTAATTCTGCTCTGTACAAGAAAATGGAAACCGCTTCAAATGCGATAAAGCGTGATATTGTATTTGCGGCTAGCTTATATGTCACTGGAGTTTAA